One Shewanella sp. MR-4 DNA window includes the following coding sequences:
- a CDS encoding U32 family peptidase: MKISLGPLLYCWEKQQVIDFYQQVANSQIPLVYLGEAVCSRRRELKFGDYLELAKMLKSAGKEVVLSTLALIEAPSEYTELKRQVDNGEFSIEANDMAAVYLAKEHKLPFVCGASINNYNRASLDILQRFGMQRFVMPVELSKTWLSQVVAQKPAFEVEVLGHGYLPLAHSARCFTARHQHLSKDSCETVCRQYSKGLLAQTQEAQPLLRLNGIQTQSANCVDLRSELNEMIKMGVDVFRVSPSSLACISKADALVEALKTGATDAQFPRSDEHCNGYWFGEAGLKSLS, translated from the coding sequence ATGAAAATTTCCCTCGGCCCACTGCTCTATTGCTGGGAAAAACAACAGGTCATCGACTTTTACCAACAAGTGGCCAACAGTCAGATCCCGTTAGTGTATTTGGGTGAAGCCGTTTGTAGCCGTCGACGCGAACTCAAGTTTGGCGACTATCTCGAACTGGCCAAAATGCTTAAATCTGCGGGTAAAGAGGTGGTGCTGTCGACACTCGCCCTTATCGAAGCACCGTCTGAATACACAGAGCTTAAACGTCAGGTCGATAATGGCGAATTTAGCATTGAGGCCAACGACATGGCGGCCGTGTATCTCGCCAAGGAGCACAAGCTGCCCTTTGTCTGCGGCGCCAGTATCAACAACTACAATCGCGCCAGTTTAGATATTTTGCAGCGCTTTGGTATGCAGCGCTTTGTGATGCCAGTAGAACTGTCAAAGACTTGGCTTAGCCAAGTGGTCGCACAAAAGCCTGCATTCGAAGTCGAAGTGCTCGGCCATGGCTATTTGCCACTCGCCCACTCGGCGCGCTGCTTTACTGCAAGGCATCAACACTTGTCGAAGGACAGCTGCGAAACCGTTTGCCGCCAATACAGCAAGGGCTTACTGGCACAGACGCAAGAGGCGCAACCCTTACTCAGGTTAAACGGCATCCAAACCCAGTCGGCCAACTGTGTCGATTTGCGCAGCGAACTCAATGAAATGATAAAAATGGGCGTCGATGTATTTCGGGTTTCACCCAGCAGCTTAGCCTGCATCAGTAAGGCCGATGCACTGGTCGAGGCGTTAAAGACTGGGGCAACGGATGCTCAGTTTCCTCGAAGCGATGAGCACTGCAACGGTTACTGGTTTGGCGAGGCGGGACTGAAATCCTTAAGCTGA
- the ubiU gene encoding ubiquinone anaerobic biosynthesis protein UbiU — protein MELLCPAGNLASLKSALQAGADAVYLGLKDDTNARSFAGLNFTPAKLQEAADLTHQRGKKIFLTLNTFPKPNEEHRWYQAIDLAASIGVDALIVADLSLLDYAHRQYPHIPLHLSVQASATNLGALSFYKEAFNIARVVLPRVLSMKQVRDLAKVSPVDLEVFAFGSLCIMAEGRCHLSSYVTGQSPNTGGSCSPAKHVRWQEQGQDRLTRLNEVLIDKSGLDEQMGYPVVCKGRYLTQDDDKPQYLLESPTSLNTLSLLPELAKAGIVSLKIEGRQRSPAYVEQVTKVWRQAIDTYLNNPDKFQTQAHWEQALAKVSEGQITTLGAYERDWQ, from the coding sequence ATGGAGTTGTTGTGTCCAGCAGGAAACCTGGCCTCGCTAAAGTCGGCGCTGCAGGCCGGAGCCGATGCTGTCTACCTTGGGTTAAAGGATGATACCAATGCACGTTCATTCGCGGGCTTAAACTTCACCCCCGCAAAATTACAGGAAGCCGCCGATTTGACCCATCAGCGGGGCAAGAAAATCTTCCTCACTTTAAATACCTTTCCTAAGCCGAATGAGGAACACCGCTGGTATCAAGCCATCGACTTGGCGGCCAGTATTGGGGTCGATGCCTTAATCGTCGCCGATCTGTCACTACTCGACTATGCCCACAGGCAATATCCGCATATTCCGCTGCATTTATCGGTACAGGCGAGCGCCACCAACTTGGGCGCGCTGAGCTTTTATAAAGAGGCTTTTAATATCGCGCGGGTGGTATTACCCAGAGTGCTGTCGATGAAACAAGTGCGCGACCTCGCTAAGGTCAGCCCAGTCGATTTAGAGGTCTTTGCCTTTGGCAGCCTGTGCATTATGGCCGAAGGCCGCTGCCACTTATCCTCCTATGTCACTGGCCAATCGCCAAATACTGGCGGCTCTTGCTCGCCAGCGAAACACGTGCGCTGGCAGGAACAGGGCCAAGACAGATTGACTCGCCTCAACGAAGTCTTGATTGATAAGTCAGGGCTCGATGAACAAATGGGTTACCCCGTCGTCTGTAAAGGCCGTTATCTCACCCAAGACGATGATAAACCGCAATATCTGCTCGAGTCTCCCACCAGTTTAAATACCCTTAGCCTGCTGCCTGAGCTTGCCAAAGCGGGAATAGTGTCACTCAAGATTGAGGGGCGTCAGCGCAGCCCTGCCTATGTGGAGCAAGTGACCAAGGTTTGGCGTCAAGCGATTGATACTTACCTTAATAATCCAGATAAATTCCAGACTCAGGCCCATTGGGAGCAAGCCCTCGCGAAAGTCTCCGAAGGCCAAATTACCACCTTAGGCGCCTACGAGCGTGACTGGCAATAG
- the ubiT gene encoding ubiquinone anaerobic biosynthesis accessory factor UbiT, translating to MSAVFSANLAKQLLELTPKLIRLPLSKVPFSLKAKVLSQLLTQLLAPQAEDGELAFLADKWVAIRVEDLNLYFEVSFDGRWQVRELTDAQVSFSANSAELLLVAAAKEDPDTLFFQRKLSIEGDTELGLEVKNLLLSIEFASLPTPIRLSVEKLADAIVRLQLEAKPTVILAKSPSLS from the coding sequence ATGTCCGCTGTTTTTTCAGCTAATCTTGCAAAACAACTGCTCGAACTCACCCCAAAACTGATCCGTTTGCCACTCTCCAAAGTGCCCTTTAGCCTCAAGGCCAAGGTGCTTAGCCAACTCTTAACACAGCTGCTGGCGCCGCAGGCCGAAGATGGCGAGTTAGCTTTCTTGGCGGACAAGTGGGTTGCGATTCGGGTTGAAGATTTAAATCTGTATTTTGAAGTGAGTTTCGATGGCCGTTGGCAGGTGCGTGAGCTGACCGATGCCCAGGTCAGCTTTAGTGCCAATTCCGCCGAGCTCTTATTGGTCGCTGCGGCAAAAGAAGACCCTGATACACTGTTTTTCCAACGTAAACTGAGCATTGAAGGCGATACCGAGTTAGGGCTTGAGGTGAAAAATCTGCTGCTGAGTATCGAGTTTGCCAGCCTGCCGACACCCATTCGCTTAAGCGTTGAAAAGCTGGCCGATGCCATTGTGCGTTTGCAGCTTGAGGCAAAACCGACGGTGATTTTGGCTAAATCCCCAAGCTTAAGCTGA
- a CDS encoding YfhL family 4Fe-4S dicluster ferredoxin, with translation MALLIDDSCINCDMCEPECPNQAITMGEEIYEIDPDRCTECVGHYDKPTCVSVCPIDCIDPDPNRVESHDELLVKFAILTQKI, from the coding sequence ATGGCATTACTGATCGACGACAGCTGCATCAATTGCGACATGTGTGAACCTGAATGTCCGAATCAGGCCATCACCATGGGGGAAGAAATCTATGAAATCGACCCAGACCGCTGCACCGAATGCGTAGGCCATTACGATAAGCCGACCTGCGTCTCCGTCTGTCCGATTGATTGTATTGACCCCGACCCTAACCGCGTCGAGTCCCACGACGAGCTGTTGGTCAAATTCGCCATACTCACGCAAAAAATTTAA
- the yegQ gene encoding tRNA 5-hydroxyuridine modification protein YegQ, whose protein sequence is MFKPELLSPAGTLKNMRYAFAYGADAVYAGQPRYSLRVRNNDFKMENLATGIEEAHALGKKLYVVSNIAPHNAKLKTYIKDMEPVVAMKPDALIMSDPGLIMMVREAFPEQVVHLSVQANAINWASVKFWQTQGIKRVILSRELSLDEIEEIRQRCPDIELEVFVHGALCMAYSGRCLLSGYINKRDPNQGTCTNACRWKYDVHEAQQTDSGDIIATPNAVQIETPTLGTGPATDQIFLLQEANRPGEYMPAFEDEHGTYIMNSKDLRAIQHVERLAKMGIDSLKIEGRTKSFYYVARTAQLYRQAIDDAASGKSFDRSLMNQLEGLAHRGYTEGFLRRHVHDEYQNYDYGYSVSDTQQFVGELTGKRNLAGLAEIEVKNKFSVGDSVELMTPQGNISLTIEQLENRKAESVEAGLGSGHTVYLPVPKEVDLNHGILLRNLPQGQDTRNPHEAG, encoded by the coding sequence ATGTTTAAACCTGAGTTGTTATCTCCCGCTGGGACGCTGAAAAACATGCGTTACGCTTTTGCCTATGGTGCAGATGCCGTGTATGCCGGCCAGCCGAGATACAGCCTGAGGGTTCGTAATAACGACTTTAAAATGGAAAACCTCGCGACGGGTATCGAAGAAGCCCATGCGTTGGGTAAAAAGCTTTATGTGGTGAGTAACATTGCTCCCCACAACGCCAAGCTCAAAACCTATATCAAAGATATGGAACCGGTAGTGGCGATGAAGCCCGATGCGCTGATCATGTCAGATCCTGGCCTTATCATGATGGTACGTGAGGCCTTCCCTGAGCAGGTGGTGCATTTATCGGTGCAAGCCAACGCCATTAACTGGGCATCGGTCAAATTCTGGCAGACCCAAGGCATTAAACGGGTAATTTTATCCCGCGAATTATCCTTAGATGAAATCGAAGAAATCCGTCAACGCTGCCCCGATATCGAACTAGAAGTGTTTGTCCACGGCGCCCTGTGTATGGCTTACTCTGGCCGTTGTTTACTGTCGGGTTATATCAATAAGCGCGATCCAAACCAAGGCACTTGCACTAACGCCTGCCGCTGGAAATACGATGTGCACGAAGCGCAGCAAACTGACTCTGGCGATATCATTGCCACCCCCAATGCGGTGCAAATCGAGACGCCAACCTTGGGCACGGGTCCTGCGACCGACCAAATCTTCCTGCTGCAAGAAGCCAATCGCCCCGGCGAATATATGCCAGCGTTTGAAGATGAGCATGGCACTTATATCATGAACTCTAAGGACTTGCGCGCAATCCAACACGTTGAGCGTTTGGCGAAAATGGGCATCGACTCGCTGAAGATCGAAGGCCGTACTAAGTCGTTCTACTATGTTGCCCGTACCGCCCAGCTATACCGTCAGGCCATCGACGATGCCGCCTCAGGCAAGAGCTTCGATCGCAGCCTGATGAACCAACTCGAAGGCTTAGCACACCGCGGCTATACCGAAGGTTTCTTACGTCGCCACGTACATGATGAATATCAAAACTACGACTATGGCTACTCGGTCAGCGATACCCAACAATTTGTGGGCGAATTAACCGGTAAACGCAATCTGGCTGGCCTTGCCGAAATCGAAGTGAAGAACAAATTCTCTGTCGGTGATAGTGTTGAATTAATGACGCCACAGGGCAATATCAGCCTCACCATCGAGCAACTCGAGAACCGCAAAGCCGAATCGGTTGAAGCGGGATTAGGTTCGGGCCATACCGTTTACTTGCCCGTGCCGAAAGAGGTTGATCTGAACCACGGCATTTTACTGCGTAACCTGCCCCAAGGTCAGGATACCCGTAACCCACACGAAGCAGGCTAA
- a CDS encoding HDOD domain-containing protein has product MSTEHLLLVGLLKKLKDDALVLPTLPEVAMRVQEVVSRSDASLKQVAEVIGQDAAISARIIKVANSALYSRGIPAESINSAVSRIGLIQIKSIATSVAMEQLFISTNEMVWEVMDEVWRTSIEVTAAACAMLQMYNKRHPGQLNLDTLTLAGLVHNIGALPVLTEAEAHPELFTSIDQLRSLVRKMQGPLGRAVLKSWAFAPEVMEVVERWADLPYLPDHVTYLDFIRAAAFYTGELRAGADFEQRMEVFVSRGLPVSASDLASDEFMDKFHSIRESYQ; this is encoded by the coding sequence ATGTCTACCGAACATCTACTGTTAGTCGGATTACTCAAAAAATTAAAAGATGATGCTTTAGTGCTACCGACTCTGCCCGAAGTAGCCATGCGGGTACAAGAAGTGGTGAGTCGCTCCGATGCGAGCCTAAAGCAAGTGGCTGAGGTGATCGGTCAAGATGCGGCGATTTCGGCGCGTATTATTAAAGTCGCCAACAGTGCTTTGTATAGCCGTGGCATTCCCGCCGAGAGCATTAATAGTGCGGTCTCCCGTATCGGTTTAATCCAAATTAAGAGTATTGCGACCTCAGTAGCTATGGAGCAGCTCTTTATTTCTACCAATGAAATGGTATGGGAAGTGATGGATGAAGTGTGGCGCACCTCGATTGAAGTAACGGCCGCCGCCTGCGCCATGTTGCAAATGTACAATAAGCGTCACCCCGGTCAGCTCAATCTCGATACCTTAACATTGGCAGGTCTAGTCCATAATATCGGTGCATTACCAGTACTGACCGAAGCCGAAGCCCATCCAGAGTTATTCACTAGCATTGATCAATTGCGCTCTTTAGTACGTAAAATGCAAGGTCCACTGGGACGTGCGGTGTTAAAGAGTTGGGCTTTTGCGCCAGAGGTGATGGAAGTGGTTGAGCGTTGGGCGGATTTACCTTATCTGCCGGACCATGTGACCTACTTAGATTTTATCCGTGCCGCAGCCTTTTACACCGGTGAGTTACGTGCCGGTGCCGATTTTGAGCAACGGATGGAAGTCTTTGTGAGTCGTGGTTTACCCGTTTCGGCGAGTGATTTAGCGAGTGATGAATTTATGGATAAATTCCATTCAATCAGAGAGAGTTACCAGTAG
- a CDS encoding putative bifunctional diguanylate cyclase/phosphodiesterase — translation MVILGFIGLALVIILIAVLYILLARYQALRLQQRFLAQLCPQLDQQKIERRPLNIPIVPQEFAPLYHSLNEMLAALPAGMGKDKLTGLNNRVGLKRSLTAMMPITHGTLVLIDIYRFRYVNDLFGFVFGDILLKQFADRLTSLSLKPKLIARLNGDEFFLYYEQSLSEEQLLHLRGRLQVPFKIKDTPVSVRMQIGCLQLAEHHTDVSHMLRRLDLALKKARATRSAIACYSENDDIRQLRELKIIDSLPSGLQRNHLYMVYQPKQDIHTGACTQVEALIRWEHEELGFISPAEFIPLAECAGMIDLVSNWALEQVLQQQVKWRVAGISVCVALNLSTRDLDSETLPNEIATRLEHYKLSPECLMIEITESTLMADLNKAVDTLEQIRRLGVKLAIDDFGTGHSSLAYLKHLPANEVKIDKAFLRDLEPNKPSEYILEASINIAKKLGYEVTVEGVETIEVHDMLVNMGVDRIQGIVYAKPMRAAELEMNWEQLRPTPEMLCVNGSHP, via the coding sequence ATGGTTATTCTGGGATTTATCGGTTTAGCATTGGTTATTATCTTGATAGCCGTGCTCTATATTTTACTTGCAAGATATCAGGCTCTGCGGCTACAGCAGCGATTTTTGGCGCAGTTATGCCCCCAGCTCGATCAACAAAAGATTGAACGCCGCCCCCTTAATATTCCTATCGTGCCGCAGGAGTTTGCGCCCCTGTACCACTCCTTAAATGAGATGCTCGCAGCGCTGCCTGCGGGTATGGGCAAGGACAAACTCACTGGGCTGAATAACCGTGTCGGACTCAAGCGCTCATTGACGGCTATGATGCCTATCACCCATGGCACCTTAGTGCTCATCGATATCTATCGTTTTCGCTATGTGAATGATCTCTTTGGTTTTGTATTTGGGGATATTCTGCTTAAACAGTTTGCCGATCGCTTAACCAGCTTAAGTCTTAAACCTAAGTTGATTGCGCGTCTAAACGGTGATGAGTTTTTCCTCTATTACGAGCAAAGTCTGTCCGAGGAGCAATTGCTGCATTTACGTGGCCGTTTACAAGTTCCCTTTAAAATTAAAGATACGCCTGTGAGTGTGCGAATGCAGATTGGTTGTTTGCAATTGGCTGAGCACCATACCGATGTGAGCCATATGCTCAGAAGGCTAGATCTCGCCCTTAAAAAGGCTCGTGCCACTCGCAGCGCTATCGCCTGTTACAGTGAGAATGACGATATTCGTCAGTTGAGGGAGCTTAAGATTATCGACAGTCTTCCCAGTGGCTTACAGCGGAATCATTTGTATATGGTGTACCAGCCTAAGCAGGATATTCACACTGGAGCTTGCACCCAAGTAGAGGCTCTAATTCGCTGGGAGCATGAGGAACTCGGGTTTATTTCCCCCGCAGAATTCATTCCGCTGGCAGAATGCGCCGGCATGATAGATCTAGTGAGCAATTGGGCGCTGGAGCAAGTGCTACAGCAGCAGGTAAAGTGGCGTGTAGCAGGTATCTCTGTATGTGTGGCGCTTAATCTCTCGACCCGTGATCTCGATAGTGAAACCTTACCCAATGAGATAGCGACCCGCCTCGAACATTATAAATTATCGCCAGAATGCTTAATGATTGAGATTACCGAAAGCACTCTGATGGCGGATTTAAACAAGGCCGTGGATACCTTGGAACAAATTCGTCGCCTTGGGGTGAAATTGGCGATCGATGATTTTGGCACAGGCCATTCATCGCTGGCGTATTTAAAGCATTTACCCGCCAATGAAGTCAAAATCGATAAAGCCTTTCTTCGGGATCTTGAGCCGAATAAGCCCTCTGAATATATCCTTGAGGCCAGCATCAATATCGCTAAAAAGCTCGGCTACGAGGTGACAGTAGAAGGTGTTGAAACGATCGAAGTCCATGATATGTTGGTGAATATGGGCGTCGATCGTATTCAAGGGATTGTTTATGCTAAGCCTATGCGGGCCGCAGAGCTTGAAATGAACTGGGAGCAGCTTCGGCCAACGCCTGAAATGCTCTGCGTGAATGGTTCACATCCCTAG
- a CDS encoding thioesterase family protein, translated as MPQFSPSYSFPVQIYYEDTDFSGVVYHPNFLKYFERAREHVIGAERLRDLWQQQQLGFAVYRSDMLCHEGVEFADIIDIRTKFYFESKYRTVWHQEIWRPNGKKPAVTATIEMVCMNQARQLAPMPADLITQLSLGM; from the coding sequence ATGCCGCAATTTAGCCCAAGTTATTCTTTCCCTGTGCAAATTTACTATGAAGATACGGATTTTTCTGGCGTGGTGTATCACCCGAACTTTTTGAAATACTTCGAGCGCGCCCGTGAGCATGTGATTGGCGCCGAGCGTTTACGCGACCTCTGGCAACAGCAGCAATTGGGTTTTGCGGTGTATCGCAGCGACATGTTGTGCCACGAAGGAGTGGAGTTTGCCGATATCATCGATATCCGCACTAAGTTCTACTTTGAGAGTAAATATCGCACCGTCTGGCATCAGGAAATTTGGCGCCCAAACGGTAAAAAACCAGCGGTTACGGCTACTATCGAAATGGTATGTATGAATCAAGCTCGGCAACTTGCGCCCATGCCCGCCGACTTAATTACCCAATTAAGCCTAGGGATGTGA
- a CDS encoding adenylosuccinate synthase — protein sequence MPSIVVVGANWGDEGKGRIVDYLAADAAASVRFQGGNNAGHTVVNDFGTFKLHQLPSGIFNPNCVAVLGPGMVISPEKLSVEIAEVEAAGIEVKLCISDRATLCLPIHALEDTLEEQRLGDLAYGSTRQGIAPAYGDRVMKKGILVGWLNQPEVLQERIQFMLDWKLPQLRALYPSCDFSQTAAEMTQWLLDVTAPWRPFICNVTEPLKALQKQDANLLFEAQLGAGRDLIYGEYPYTTSSNVTAAFAGLGSGLPALRPERVIAVAKAFSSSVGTGTLVTAMEEQDDFRKNANEFGATTGRPRDMGYFDAVATRNGVELQAATEIALTKIDCLTGMKDLKICVAYEGEHTENPIWPQTAALSPVYEQMESWSEDITGCRTFESLPKAAQHYVERIEALMGVRVSMVSVGPERDQMIIR from the coding sequence ATGCCGTCTATCGTAGTTGTTGGTGCAAATTGGGGTGATGAAGGCAAAGGCCGAATCGTAGATTATTTAGCCGCAGATGCTGCAGCGAGTGTCCGCTTCCAAGGCGGTAACAACGCAGGTCATACGGTCGTTAACGACTTTGGCACCTTTAAATTACACCAATTACCTAGCGGTATTTTCAATCCAAACTGCGTTGCAGTACTTGGCCCTGGCATGGTGATCAGCCCTGAAAAACTCAGTGTTGAAATCGCTGAAGTCGAAGCGGCTGGCATTGAAGTTAAACTGTGCATTTCTGACCGTGCGACCCTGTGCTTACCTATCCATGCACTGGAAGATACCTTAGAAGAACAACGTTTAGGCGATCTGGCCTATGGTTCAACCCGTCAAGGGATTGCCCCAGCCTATGGCGACCGCGTAATGAAGAAAGGTATTCTGGTTGGCTGGTTAAACCAACCCGAAGTGCTGCAAGAACGCATTCAATTTATGCTCGACTGGAAACTGCCCCAGTTAAGAGCACTGTACCCAAGCTGTGACTTTAGCCAAACGGCCGCCGAAATGACCCAATGGTTGTTGGATGTGACCGCCCCATGGCGCCCATTTATTTGCAACGTCACAGAGCCATTAAAAGCCTTACAAAAACAAGATGCTAACTTGTTATTTGAAGCGCAATTAGGCGCGGGTCGTGACTTGATTTACGGTGAGTATCCTTACACTACCTCTTCTAACGTGACGGCGGCTTTCGCAGGTCTGGGTAGTGGTTTACCGGCTCTGCGTCCAGAGCGTGTGATTGCGGTAGCGAAAGCTTTCAGCTCATCTGTCGGTACAGGCACCTTAGTGACTGCGATGGAAGAGCAGGATGATTTCCGTAAAAATGCCAACGAGTTTGGTGCAACTACGGGTCGTCCACGTGATATGGGTTACTTCGATGCGGTTGCAACTCGTAACGGTGTTGAACTGCAAGCAGCGACTGAAATTGCTCTGACCAAGATTGACTGCTTGACTGGCATGAAAGATTTGAAAATCTGTGTAGCCTACGAAGGTGAGCACACTGAAAACCCCATTTGGCCTCAAACTGCGGCATTAAGCCCAGTGTACGAGCAAATGGAAAGCTGGAGCGAAGACATCACTGGCTGTCGCACCTTCGAAAGCCTGCCAAAGGCGGCACAACATTATGTTGAGCGCATCGAAGCCTTAATGGGCGTGCGTGTGAGCATGGTGTCTGTAGGACCTGAACGCGACCAGATGATCATTCGCTAA
- a CDS encoding LysR family transcriptional regulator, which yields MLELHWLKTFVTLAECKHFGKAAAALHMTQPNVSLHIKQLEQNTRVKLIERNPFRLTQAGFRLLESSQKTLMELQVCQADLNAINDLSQGTLTIAASDIISRLLLIQPFQLFKAEFPGIDFSLLNTTSSQASELVTNAEADLGFVIAQKESQPLHFTELQQIKWCALGDNLQLWQQSQASHDMPHAERPTLILLGHDTRTRELLDPALPTLNLPRYRIMEVGSVDAQIDWAEAGFGVAIVPEFSIYTKTHLKSKVTPLPQFPSTSLGYIVRQNQILSKAIKQLLHWVNQEIIRTQGS from the coding sequence ATGCTGGAACTTCATTGGTTAAAGACCTTCGTGACCTTAGCCGAGTGTAAGCACTTCGGAAAAGCGGCAGCAGCGCTGCATATGACGCAGCCTAATGTCAGCTTGCATATCAAACAACTGGAGCAGAATACTCGAGTTAAGTTGATTGAGCGCAATCCGTTTAGGCTAACTCAGGCGGGGTTTCGTTTACTCGAGAGTAGCCAGAAGACCTTGATGGAGCTGCAAGTGTGTCAGGCGGATCTCAATGCCATCAACGATCTCAGTCAAGGCACCTTGACCATAGCAGCCAGCGATATCATTTCGCGGTTGCTGCTTATTCAGCCATTTCAATTATTTAAAGCGGAATTCCCCGGGATTGATTTTTCCCTGCTCAATACCACGTCTTCCCAAGCCTCAGAATTAGTGACTAATGCCGAGGCGGATTTAGGCTTTGTGATCGCGCAAAAGGAGAGTCAGCCGCTGCATTTTACCGAGTTACAGCAAATCAAATGGTGTGCCCTTGGGGATAATTTGCAGCTGTGGCAGCAAAGCCAAGCCAGCCATGATATGCCCCACGCGGAGCGGCCGACTTTGATTCTGCTCGGCCATGATACTCGTACCCGCGAGTTGCTCGATCCCGCATTACCGACCTTAAATTTACCCCGTTATCGGATCATGGAAGTCGGTAGTGTGGATGCGCAAATCGATTGGGCCGAGGCGGGCTTTGGGGTAGCGATTGTGCCTGAGTTTTCAATTTACACTAAGACGCACTTAAAGAGTAAAGTCACGCCATTGCCACAGTTCCCGAGCACCAGTTTGGGTTACATAGTGCGGCAGAATCAGATCCTATCGAAGGCGATTAAGCAGCTGCTACATTGGGTGAACCAAGAGATTATCCGTACCCAAGGCAGCTAA
- a CDS encoding substrate-binding periplasmic protein, producing the protein MRVCSPTRNEFQRVINNPLTLLTAACLFLFSATTHSSFAQESQSNPQAVGHSITLAAEDSWPPFANQFGQGISHRLIAAAFKQSQVEVNSLVVPYSRALMMAEKGAVDGVFNVTREASTEQRFVFGNTPLFVAKASFYQRKQRPLIAANKWEIPKGSIVGVIKSYEYGDEFPELVKQRQLNVITVANQQQLINLLMIGRIDAAVMFDLVAQENLQKMGVSDDVIPAFNNHSSEIYLAFSKENPKAAQLAKELDLGLTQLKANGQYQQLLSTK; encoded by the coding sequence ATGCGTGTTTGCAGCCCAACAAGGAATGAATTTCAGCGAGTAATAAATAACCCGCTGACGTTGTTGACTGCGGCTTGCCTATTTTTATTCTCTGCCACAACCCACTCCTCCTTTGCCCAAGAAAGCCAAAGTAACCCACAAGCCGTAGGACATAGCATCACCTTAGCCGCCGAAGACAGCTGGCCGCCGTTCGCCAATCAGTTTGGCCAAGGGATCTCCCATCGCCTTATCGCGGCGGCATTCAAGCAATCTCAAGTGGAAGTCAACAGCCTAGTCGTGCCCTATAGCCGCGCCCTTATGATGGCCGAAAAAGGTGCCGTCGATGGAGTCTTTAACGTGACCCGCGAAGCGAGTACTGAGCAACGTTTTGTGTTTGGTAACACGCCGCTATTTGTGGCGAAAGCCTCTTTTTATCAACGCAAACAACGCCCGCTCATCGCCGCCAATAAATGGGAAATTCCCAAAGGCAGCATAGTCGGGGTCATAAAAAGTTATGAGTATGGCGATGAGTTTCCCGAACTGGTGAAACAGCGCCAACTGAATGTCATCACGGTCGCCAACCAACAGCAACTGATTAATCTGTTGATGATTGGCCGAATCGATGCGGCGGTCATGTTCGACTTAGTCGCACAGGAAAACCTGCAAAAAATGGGCGTCAGTGACGATGTGATCCCCGCCTTTAATAACCATAGCAGCGAGATTTATCTGGCCTTTTCGAAGGAAAACCCCAAAGCCGCACAACTCGCTAAAGAGCTGGATCTGGGCTTAACCCAGTTAAAAGCCAATGGACAGTATCAACAACTGCTTAGCACTAAGTAA
- a CDS encoding OsmC family protein produces MADKVVEVTTHMGSGWKVTAQVREHLLIIDQPSATNEGANPLETFLFSLGGCISAIAKMVARERNITIHQFDVHVRAVMNSAGLLGQPSDDPVGFKEIAINASIDADLTDAQKSEFLDTVCNRCPVHDNLLRPSLVTHQVQH; encoded by the coding sequence ATGGCGGATAAAGTCGTTGAAGTCACCACACATATGGGAAGCGGTTGGAAGGTTACGGCGCAGGTGCGTGAGCATTTGCTGATTATCGATCAACCCAGCGCGACCAATGAAGGAGCGAATCCCTTAGAGACTTTTTTATTTTCGCTCGGAGGCTGTATTTCGGCGATTGCTAAGATGGTTGCGCGTGAGCGAAATATCACCATTCACCAGTTCGATGTGCATGTCAGAGCCGTGATGAATTCGGCGGGATTACTAGGCCAGCCTTCGGATGATCCTGTGGGATTTAAAGAAATTGCCATCAATGCCAGCATTGATGCTGACTTAACCGATGCACAAAAGAGCGAGTTTTTAGATACTGTTTGTAACCGTTGCCCTGTCCACGACAATCTGCTGCGCCCAAGTTTAGTCACTCACCAAGTTCAGCACTAA